A stretch of Fusarium poae strain DAOMC 252244 chromosome 2, whole genome shotgun sequence DNA encodes these proteins:
- a CDS encoding hypothetical protein (SECRETED:SignalP(1-23)), whose protein sequence is MSIRSVSSQLLVSTLALSGLCLGQKTGKFNFLTYNVAGLPEIINGNDVPGDKGTNSNLIGTAFATQGFDIVHMQEDFNFHAYIYATDNHPHRTPTSGGVPFGDGLNTVANYPWTTFNRKKWNKCNLNSGDCLTPKGFSFMRMTIGQVEVDLYNLHADAGSDKGDVDARSAGIDQILDYIKSNSNGRAVIIGGDTNDRWTNSGRSLNKLTDAGFSDAWVQLIQGGKYPTAGASANPCKVPAADNKCEIVDKVFYRSGSTVKLSATSFNYVPQLFVQPDGNILSDHNPVLVDFTYSS, encoded by the exons ATGTCCATCCGCTCAGTCTCCAGCCAGCTCCTAGTCTCGACTTTGGCCTTGAGTGGCCTTTGTCTTGGTCAAAAGACGGGAAAGTTCAACTTTCTCACCTACAATGTGGCAGGCCTTCCAGAGATCATCAACGGCAACGATGTTCCTGGCGATAAGGGCACAAACTCCAATCTGATCGGAACTGCTTTTGCCACCCAAGGGTTCGACATTGTGCATATGCAGGAAGACTTCAACTTCCACGCCTACATCTACGCGACTGATAACCACCCTCACCGAACCCCCACTTCTGGCGGTGTACCATTTGGTGATGGTCTCAACACTGTGGCCAACTACCCATGGACTACCTTCAACCGCAAGAAGTGGAACAAATGCAATTTGAACTCGGGAGACTGCCTGACTCCTAAGGGCTTTAGCTTCATGCGCATGACTATCGGTCAAGTCGAGGTTGATCTCTACAACCTTCATGCTGATGCTGG ATCCGACAAGGGTGATGTTGATGCTCGCTCGGCTGGTATCGATCAGATCCTTGACTATATCAAGTCCAACTCCAACGGTCGAGCAGTTATCATTGGTGGCGACACCAACGACAGATGGACCAACTCTGGACGAAGCCTCAACAAGCTGACAGATGCTGGATTCAGTGATGCTTGGGTACAGCTGATTCAGGGAGGCAAGTATCCCACTGCTGGAGCATCCGCAAACCCATGCAAGGTTCCAGCCGCAGACAACAAGTGCGAGATTGTTGACAAGGTTTT CTATCGATCTGGCAGCACTGTCAAACTCAGTGCAACTTCTTTCAACTACGTGCCCCAGCTATTTGTTCAGCCCGATGGAAACATCCTTTCTGACCACAACCCCGTTCTGGTCGATTTCACTTACAGCTCTTAA